The Streptomyces pratensis genomic interval GATGAGGCGGCTGATCTCGTGGGTGCGGCCGCCGATCTTGCCGCGTACGGATTCGCGGTCGCCGCGGGTGTTGGTGGAGCGGGGCAGCATGGAGTACTCGGCGGTGACCCAGCCTTCGCCGCTGCCCTTGCGCCAGCGGGGGACGCCTTCGGTGACGGAGGCGGTGCAGAAGACCTTGGTGTCGCCGAAGGAGATGAGTACGGAGCCTTCGGCGTGCTTGCTCCATCCGCGTTCGATGGTGACGGGGCGGAGCTGTTCGGGGGTGCGGCCGTCGATACGAGACATGGCTCCGAGCCTATCGGCTGACGGGGCGGGGTCCGTTCGGGTGCACGGCAGGCCCCGCTCCTGGCCGGTCGGGGACGGAGCGGGGCCTGCGCGTGGGACTTCGGTGGGCCGGCGGGGTCAGCCGGTCACATCATGTCTTCGATGTCGGCGGCGATGGGGTCGGCGTCGGTGCCGATGACGACCTGGATCGCGGTGCCCATCTTGACGACGCCGTGGGCTCCGGCGGCCTTGAGCGCGGCTTCGTCGACCTTGCTGGGGTCGTGGACCTCGGTGCGGAGGCGGGTGATGCAGCCTTCGATCTCGTCGATGTTCTCGATACCGCCGAGGCCGGCGACGATCTTCTCAGCCTTGCTGGCCATGTCCTTCTCCCTGGTCTGTGCGTGCGTGGGGCGGCCCACCGTGGGTCCGTTTCGTCACGGTAACGCACGGTTGGCCCAACTTCACGGGCGGGTATCCGCGCAGTCCCCAATGATGACGATCACCGGCGCCATGCCTTCCGGCAGGGCTCCGCACCGTATCGCAACTGGTCTACACCAGTTTGCAACGACCGCCAAACCTGGCGTGTTCCGGGAGGATGCCGATGAGCTCGAACGCGGCTACGCAACCGCAGCGCAAGTGGTGGAACGGGCCGGTCCAGGGACTGCAGAAGGTCGGCCGCAGCCTGCAGCTGCCGGTGGCCGTACTGCCCGCGGCGGGCCTCCTGGTGAGCCTCGGCAATCTCTTCGACTCCTCGCTGCACGGCGCCTTCTGGGACAAGTTCGCGAAGGTTCTCCTCAACGGCGGCACCGCGATCCTGGACGGCGAGGTGGGACTCCCCCTCCTCTTCTGCATCGGCGTCGCGATCGGTTTCGCGAAGAAGGCGGACGGCTCGACGGCGCTCGCCGCCGTCGTCGGCTTCCTCGTCTACCGGGGCGTGCTGGCGGCGTTCCCGGTGGACGACACGGTGACCGAGGCGACGCCGGACGGGGTGCCGCAGAACCCCGGGGTCCTGGGCGGCATCCTCATCGGTCTGCTGACCGCCGTGGTCTGGCAGCGCTACCACCGCACCAAGCTGGTCGACTGGCTGGGCTTCTTCAACGGACGACGTCTGGTGCCGATCCTGATGGCGTTCCTCTGCGTGATCCTGGGGGTGCTGTTCGGCCTGCTGTGGCAGCCGGTCGGTGACGCGCTGACCTGGTTCGCCAAGCAGCTGATCGATCTGGGCGCCTGGGGTGCGGCGATCTTCGGTTTCGCGAACCGGCTGCTGATCCCGATCGGCATGCACCAGTTCCTGAACACGTTCTTCTGGTTCCAGGCGGGCGAGTTCACCGGCGACGACGGCGGCACCGTCCAGGGTGACATCTCCCGCTTCTTCGCCGGGGACCCGTCGGCGGGGCAGTTCACCTCGGGGTTCTTCCCGATCATGATGTTCGGCCTGCCGGCCGCCGCGCTGGCCATCGCCCACACCGCACGTCCCGAGCGGCGCAAGGAGGTGTCCGGACTGATGCTGTCCGTGGCGCTGACGTCGTTCGTGACGGGTGTGACGGAGCCGCTGGAGTTCTCGTTCCTCTTCGTCGCTCCACTGCTGTACGGGGTGCACGCGATCCTCACCGGGGTGTCGATGGGGGTCACCTGGGCGCTTGGGGTGCATGCGGGGTTCAGCTTCTCGGCCGGGCTGATCGACTACGTCGTCAACTGGCATCTGGATACGAAACCATGGCTGATCATCCCGATCGGGCTGTGCTTCGCGGTGATCTACTATGTGATCTTCCGGTTCGCGATCACGAAGTTCAACCTCCAGACCCCCGGGCGTGAGCCCGTCGAGGAGGAGAAGAAGATCGAGGACGACTTGACGAAGTAGGCCTCCCAGGCCTTTCGCGCGGCCCTCGGACCTGGCGGTCCGAGGGCCTTCGCCGTGTCACCGAGGGTGGCGGCGGAACTACGCGGCAAATGGGAGGGAATTGCAGGTTCCTTATCTAACCCTCACCGTGCTAAAACTGGTCTACACCACTGGAGTGGTCCAGACCACGCGGCCGATCCCCCGCCGCGTTCCTCGAGTCGTCGCCCCCCGAAATCCTGTCCCCGGCGGCGCCTTGCCTACTGGAGGAAGTTGATGAGTACGGACACCGCTCCGGCCACCCCCGCGAAGAAGCGGGGCGCCGGCGTGATGGCTGTCATGCAGCGCATCGGCCGCAGCCTCATGCTGCCGGTCGCGGTCCTGCCCGCGGCAGCCCTGCTGGTCCGGCTCGGCAATGCCGACATGCTCGGCCGCGAGTCGTTCCCCACCGTCATCACGAAGCTGGCCGGCTACATGGCGGCCGGCGGCGGCGCCATTCTCGACAACATGGCCCTGCTGTTCGCCGTCGGTATCGCCATCGGCTTCGCCAAGAAGTCGGACGGCTCGACCGCTCTCGCCGCGGTGACCGGCTACCTGGTGTTCCAGAAGGTGCTCGCCACCTTCACCGACAGCAACCTGCCGCAGGTCGCGAGTGTCGCCGACGGCAAGATCGTCATGAGCGACGCCCCGGTCAACGCGGGCGTGCTCGGCGGTGTCGTGATGGGCATAGTCGTGGCCCTGCTGTACCAGAAGTTCTACCGGACGAAGCTGCCCGACTGGGCGGGCTTCTTCAGCGGCCGCCGCCTGGTCCCGATCCTCTCCGCCTTTGCGGGCCTGGTCATCGGTATCGTCTTCGGGATCATCTGGCCGGTGCTCGGCACGGGCCTGCACAACTTCGGTGAGTGGCTGGTCGGTTCCGGTGCCGTCGGCGCGGGCATCTTCGGTGTCGCCAACCGTGCGCTGATCCCGGTCGGCATGCACCACCTGCTGAACTCCTTCCCGTGGTTCCAGGCCGGCGAGTACAACGGCGCCCACGGCGACATAGCCCGCTTCCTCGCGGGTGACCCGGACGCCGGACAGTTCATGACCGGCTTCTTCCCGATCATGATGTTCGCCCTCCCGGCCGCCTGCCTCGCGATCGTCCACTGCGCCCGTCCGGAGCGCCGCAAGGTCGTCGGCGGCATGATGTTCTCGCTCGCGCTGACCTCGTTCGTCACCGGTGTGACCGAGCCGATCGAGTTCACGTTCATGTTCATCGCCCCGGTGCTGTACGCGATCCACGCGGTGCTGACCGGTGTCTCGATGGCCCTGACCTGGGCACTCGGCATGAAGGACGGCTTCGGCTTCTCGGCCGGTCTGGTCGACTTCCTGCTGAACCTGGGCATCGCGTCGAAGCCCTGGCTGCTGGTGCTGGTCGGCCTGTGCTTCGCGGTCGTCTACTACGTGGTCTTCCGGTTCGCGATCACGAAGTTCAACCTTCCGACGCCGGGCCGCGAGTCCGACGAGGAGCTCGCCGAGCTCCAGAAGGCCGAGGCCAAGTAGTCCGGCCCCGCCCCGCGCATACCGCGAAGTCCCGTCCTCCCTGTGGAGAGGACGGGACTTCGCCGTATGTGCGGGAGCCGCTCAGATCTCGTACACCGCGCCGGGCACGGCCAGCTCGACGGGTCCGTCGTAGACCTCCCGGGCGTCGGAGAGGTTGCGTTCGGCGTCCGTCCACGGCGGGATGTGGGTGAGGACGAGGCGTCCCGCTCCGGCGCGTGCGGCGTACTCGCCTGCTTCGCGGCCGTTGAGGTGGAGGTCCGGGATGTCCTCCTTGCCATGGATGAACGATGCTTCGCAGAGGAACAGGTCGGCGCCCTCGGCGAGTTCGGCGAGCGCTTCGCAGGTGCCGGTGTCGCCGGAGTAGGTGAGGGCGCGCCCGTCGTGCTCGACCCGGATGCCGAAGGTGTCGACGGGGTGGCGGAGCTTCTCCGTACGGACCGAGAAGGGGCCGATCTCGAACGATCCGGACTTCAGTGTGTGGAAGTCGAAGACTTCGCTCATCGCGTGGTCGGACGGTGTGTCGGCGTGGGCGGTGGTGAGCCGCTGCTCGGTGCCCTCGGGGCCGTACACGGGGATCGCGGCGGGGCGTCCGCCGTCGAAGCGGTAGTAGCGGACGACGAAGTACGCGCACATGTCGATGCAGTGGTCGGCATGGAGGTGGCTGAGGAAGATGGCGTCGAGGTCGTAGAGACCTACGTGGCGCTGCAGCTCGCCCAGGGCGCCGTTGCCCATGTCGAGGAGCAGCCGGAAGCCGTCGGCCTCTACGAGGTAGCTCGAGCATGCCGAACCCGCGGACGGGAACGAGCCGGAGCAGCCGACGACGGTGAGCTTCATGGAGCGTGAACCTCCGAGGCGTGGGAACGGGGAGGGTTCGTGCGGTCCGTCGAGCGTAAGGCGCGAAACCGCTGGTCGCTCCTCCACGGCCTGCCGTTGTGGGGGAACTCACCTGTGCTGTCACCGGTTCGATGGAAGGCCGGGTGTCGCCGGTCGCCGGTACGGTCGGGGTATGAACACGTGGTGGTGGGTGGCACTGGCTCTCGTCGTCCTGCTGGCGCTGGTGGCGGCGGTCTCCGACGGGCGGGGCCGGGGCGGGCGCGGGCCGCGGCGGCCCGGCGGGCGGACGCGGCCTCCGGGGCGGACTCCTGAGCGGCAGAGGGCCCGGCCGCACGGTGGTCCCAGGCCCGGGGAGATCTGGTGGGCGGATGTGCCGTTCGAGGACGGGCCGGGTTCGAAGGACCGGCCGTGTCTCGTGTTGTCGGTGCGGGGTGGCACGGCTGTCGTCGCCAAGATCACCAGCAGGCATCATGCGGAGCGGCCGGGTGTCATCGCGCTGCCGCCGGGTTCGGTGGGGGACGCGCGGGGCCGGCAGAGCTTCCTGGAGACGGATGAGCTGCGGGATGTGGCGGTGTCGGGGTTCCGGCGGAAGGCGGGCGAGTTGGATCCGGGGGTGTGGGGGCGGGTGCGCGGGCTGGGCTGAGTGTGCGGGAGGCGCGGGACGGGGTGAGTCCGTCCCGCGCCTCCTGTCGCGCGTGGCCGCCGGTTTCGGGCGGTGTGCAGGTCCGTCTGCACGGTCCCGAGGGTCCGTACGGGCGGTCCTGAAGGCCCGTCCGTGCGGTCCCTGAGGTCCGTCCGGGCGGTGTGAAGAGCTGTCAGGCCCAGAGCTGGCCTTGGAGGGTTTCGATGGCTGCTTCTGTCGTGGGGGCGGTGTAGACGCCGGTCGACAGGTACTTCCAGCCGCCGTCCGCGACGACGAAGACGATGTCCGCGGACTCGCCCGCCTTGACGGCCTTGCGGCCGACTCCGATGGCGGCGTGGAGTGCGGCGCCGGTGGAGACGCCCGCGAAGATGCCCTCCTGCTGGAGGAGCTCGCGGGTGCGGGTCACGGCGTCGGCGGAGCCGACGGAGAAGCGGGTGGTGAGTACGGAGGCGTCGTAGAGCTCGGGGACGAAGCCCTCGTCGAGGTTGCGCAGGCCGTAGACGAGGTCGTCGTAGCGCGGTTCTGCGGCGACGACGGTGACGTCGGGCTTGTGTTCCCGGAGGTAGCGGCCGACGCCCATGAGGGTGCCGGTGGTGCCGAGACCTGCCACGAAGTGCGTGATGGAGGGGAGGTCGGTGAGGATCTCCGGTCCGGTGGTGGCGTAGTGGGCGCCGGCGTTGTCCGGGTTGCCGTACTGGTAGAGCATGACCCAGTCGGGGTGCTCGGCGGAGAGCTCCTTGGCCACGCGTACGGCGGTGTTGGATCCTCCGGCGGCGGGGGACGAGATGATCTCGGCTCCCCACATGGTGAGCAGGTCGCGACGTTCCTGTGAGGTGTTCTCCGGCATGACGCACACGATGCGGTAGCCCTTGAGCGTGGCCGCCATGGCGAGCGAGATGCCGGTGTTGCCGCTGGTGGGTTCGAGGATCGTGCAGCCGGGTGTCAGGCGGCCGTCCTTCTCCGCCTGCTCGACCATGTGGAGCGCGGGGCGGTCCTTGATCGATCCGGTGGGGTTGCGGTCCTCGAGCTTGGCCCAGATCCGGACGTCGTCGGACGGGGACAGCCTCGGGAGGCGGACCAGGGGGGTGTTGCCCACGGCCGCCAGGGGGGAGTCGTACCGCATCAGCGCATTCCGCCGGCGACGGCCGGGAGGATGGTGACGTTGTCGCCGTCGGCGAGCTTGGTGGAGATGCCGTCGAGGAAGCGGACGTCCTCGTCGTTGAGGTAGACGTTCACGAAGCGGCGGAGCTGGTCGCCGTCGACGATGCGCTCACGGATGCCGTTGTGGCGGCTCTCCAGGTCGGCGAAGAGGTCGGCGAGGGTCTCCCCGCTGCCTTCGACCGCCTTGGCGCCGTCGGTGTAGGTGCGGAGGATGGTCGGGATGCGGACCTCGATGGCCATGGCGTGGGCTCCTGTCGAAAGCGTGGAGGTGGCGTGGGGCGCGCGTTTGTGCCCCCGCTCGGGGGTGGGGCGTACGTGGTGCGCTCGGACCGCGGCTCAGGTCGTGCGGTTCACGGGCAGGCGGCAGCCGGACACATGGCGCTGGACAGCCTGCACAGGTCGACGTGCAGCCGCGCGACGAGCATCGTGCCCGGGGCCTTTTCGCTCACGTCATGGGAAACCATGCGCTCATCGTATCGATTCCCCACCTCGAAACCAGAGTGTGATCCCACATCGTGGATGGTTAGCGTTCGACAGGTGGACATTCGGGGGGCGGTCGGCGCATCCGGAGCCGCCCCCCGGGCGTCAGGCTGCCGTGGGGTAGGCCTCGACGACCTCGACTTCTTCCTCGGTGATCTCGCCGTCCACGATGCGGTACGAGCGGAACTGGAAGGGGCCGGCGTCGTCGGCGTCCGCGGTGGAGACGAGTACGTAGTGGGCGCCGGGCTCGTTGGCGTACGTGAGGTCGGTGCGGGAGGGGTAGGCCTCCGTCGCGGTGTGGGAGTGGTAGATGATCACCGGCTCCTCGTCGCGGTCGTCCATCTCGCGGTAGAGCTTCAGCAGGTCAGCCGAGTCGAACTCGTAGAACGTGGGTGAGCGCGCGGCGTTGAGCATGGGGACGAAGCGTTCGGGGCGGCCCGTTCCTGCCGGGCCGGCGACCACGCCGCACGCCTCGTCGGGGTGGTCCGCGCGGGAGTGCGCGACGATCTGGTCGTAGAGCGCCTGGGTAAGGGTCAGCATGGCGCCCAGGATAAGACCGCCCCCGGTTGCCGGGCGGTCCGAGCGGACGGGCCCTCGCGTACCGAGGTGTGGTACGCGAGGGCCCGGATGCCGGACAGGGCCGTTGGGGCGGCCGGTGTCCCGGAGGCGCCGTGACGCGGGTCAGCGCTTGGCGAAGGCGGTGTTCTCGGGGTTGCGGGCCTTGAGCACCAGGTAGGAGACGCCGAGGATGAGGCCCCACACCGGTGCGCAGTACAGCGAGATCCTGGCGTCCTTGTCGATGGCCATCATGACGATGACGAGGCCGATGAAGGCGAGGGCGAACCAGCTGCTGAACGGCGCGCCGGGTGCCTTGAAGGTGGACTGGGGCAGTTCGCCGCGGTCGGCCTTGGCGCGGTAGCGGATCTGGCAGATCAGGATCATGATCCAGGCCCACATGCCGGAGATGGTCGCGAAGGAGACGACGTAGTTGAAGGCGTCGCCGGGCCACTGGTAGTTGATCCAGACGCCGACGAGCATCAGTGCGGCGGAGAACGTGGTGCCGACGAGCGGGAGCCCGTTCTTCGTCAGCTTGGTGAACGCCTTGGGGCCCTGCCCGTTCAGTGCGAGGTCCCGCAGCATGCGCCCGGTGGAGTACATGCCGGAGTTGCAGGAGGAGAGCGCGGCGGTGAGTACGACGAAGTTGACGATCGCCGCGCCGATGCCGAGGCCCATCTCCTCGAACGCGGCGACGAACGGCGAGACGCCGGGCTCGAAGGTGCTCCACGGGACCACGGAGAGGATCATGATCAGCGCGCCGACGTAGAAGACGGCGATGCGCCACGGCACGGTGTTGATGGCCTTCGGCAGGACGGTCTTCGGGTCCTTGGACTCGCCGGCGGTGACGCCGACGAGTTCGACGGCGAGGAACGCGAACATCACGATCTGGAGGGTCATCAGCGTGCCGCTGATGCCTTCGGGGAAGAAGCCGCCGTCGTTCCACAGGTTGGCGACCGTCGCCGTGTCACCGGCGTCGGAGAAGCCGACGGTCAGCACGCCCGCGCAGATGAGGATCATGCCGATGATCGCGGTGACCTTGACCATCGAGAACCAGAACTCGAGCTCGCCGAAGAGCTTCACCGAGATCAGGTTGGCGCCGTACAGAATGAAGGTGAACACCAGTGCGGACAGCCATTGCGGGATATCCCACCAGTACGTCATATAGGTGGCTGCGGCGGTCACTTCGGTGATTCCGGTGACGACCCAGAAGAGCCAGTACGTCCAGCCGGTCACGAATCCGAAGAAGGGACCGAGGAATTCGCGTGCGTACTCCGAGAAGGAGCCGGACACCGGGCGGTACATCAGGAGTTCGCCCAGGGCGCGCATGATGAAGAAGATGACCAGACCCGCGATGGCGTAAGCCAGGATGAGGCTGGGTCCCGCCCGGTCGATGGCCTTGCCGGCGCCGAGGAAGAGTCCCGTGCCGATGGCCCCGCCGATGGCGATCATCTGGATCTGACGGGCACCCAGGCCACGCTGGTAGCCCTCGCCCGCCGGGGCGTCGACGGCCTTCGGGCCGTCCGCCTGTCCGTTGTCGACCTGCGCCGATGTCATGGTGGTGCGCCTTTCTCCACGCCGATCCGCGCCGTCGTCGGCGTCGGATCAGGTCCTGATCCCCCCCGGATATGGATGGAGTGCCGCCGGCGTTCGGCCGGCTCGTAGCGCCCCCGGGGACAGGGGTGGCGTCCCCGGGCGGTCGTGAAGATTTATCACGCGCACCGGGTGGGGCCGTCGGACATTATGTGGCGCACGCCACAGGAAAAAGCGGACAAGCGTTTCCAGGCGCCGCAAAGAAGGCCGTTCAGGTGACGGGATCGTTATTCGGATTTGAGTATCCGTTTAGCGAACCCGGCGAACCAGCCGAACCGCGTGGGCCTCAGTCGGGCATCAGTGTTTCGACGAGCGTTTCCTGCAGCGCGCCGAGCCAGAGATATGCCATCACCATCGGCTTGCGCGGATCGCTGTCGGGGAGCCGGTAGAGCGAACCGTCCTGGCCCTCGTCCTCGTCGGACACCTCCAGGCGGGTGCCGATGGTGAGCCGGAGGTCGTTGAGGGAGCCCAGCCAGTGGTGGCATTCGCCGGCGGTGAGGGCGAGCACCGCGCCGTTGTCGGGGACGGGCGCGAGCGCGTCGAGGGACCGGACGACGGCGAGCGCGTCGTCGCGCTTGCGGGTGCGCAGGTCGTTCTCCGTGAAGCGGCGGAACTCGGAGGACGCCTCGCGCAGCTCCTTGTCCTCGTCCCCGTACGCCTCGGGGAAGAGCCGGGCCAGGGCCGGGTCGGAGGGCGGTTCGCTGGGTCCCTCGACGAAGAGGGCGGCGAGCGGGTCCTCGCCCTCGGCGGGTTCGTCGCCGGGGCCGATGAGTTCGAGCAGCTGGACGGCGAGGGAGCGCAGGATGGCGACCTCGACCTCGTCGAGCGCGACGGACGCGCCGCCGCCTGGGGTGGCCTCGAAGTGGCCGGCCATGAAATCTCCGATGATGGGTCGGACGGAGGGGCAGCGGTGGGTCAGTTGCGGTCCTGGGTCAGCGTGGCCCAGAGCCCGTAGCCGTGCATGGCCTGGACGTCCCGCTCCATCTCCTCACGGCTGCCGCTGGAGACGACCGCGCGGCCCTTCTGGTGGACGTCGAGCATCAGCTTGTGCGCCTTGTCCTTGGAGTAGCCGAAGTAGGCCTGGAAGACATACGTCACATAGCTCATGAGGTTGACCGGGTCGTTGTGCACCAGCGTCACCCAGGGGACGTCGGGTTCGGGGACGGCGAAGGTCTCCTCGGCCGATTCGGGACGTTCGATCTCTACGGGGGAAGCAACGCTCACCTACCCCATGCTGCCACCAGAGAGGGGCCGGCGCACAAACGGCGCCCCCATCTCGTCAGTTTGACGAATAGGGAGTAGCATCCCCGGCATGAACTCAGCGGACCTTGGGCGACGGGTCGGTGTGCCGTCGACCGCGCTCTTCACCGACCAGTACGAGCTCACGATGGTGCAGGCCGCACTGAAGGCCGGCACCGCGGACCGGCGCTCCGTCTTCGAGGCCTTCACCCGCCGGCTGCCGGAGGGGCGGCGCTACGGCGTCGTGGCCGGCACCGGGCGCGTGCTGGACGCGGTGGAGAACTTCCACTTCGACGACGAGATGCTCGCCTTCCTGCGTGACCAGCACATCGTGGACTCCCCCACCGTCGACTGGCTGGCCGACTACCGGTTCAGCGGCGACATCTGGGGCTACCCGGAGGGCGAGGTCTACTTCCCCGGCTCGCCGCTCCTGCGGGTCGAGGGCTCCTTCGCCGAGTGCGTGCTGCTGGAGACCGTGATCCTGTCGATCCTGAACCACGACTCGGCTATCGCCGCCGCCGCGTCCCGGATGTCGGCCGCCGCGGGCGGCCGCCGGCTCATCGAGATGGGCGCCCGGCGCACGCACGAGCTGTCGGCGGTGGCGTCGGCCCGCGCCGCGTACATCGGCGGTTTCCACACCACCTCGGACCTGGCGGCCGGCTTCCGCTACAACATCCCGACCGTCGGGACGAGCGCGCACGCCTTCACGCTCCTGCACGACAGCGAGCGGGACGCCTTCCGGGCGCAGGTGGACTCGCTGGGCCGGGGCACCTCGCTGCTGGTCGACACGTACGACGTGGCAGAGGCCGTCCGCACGGCGGTGGAGATCGCGGGGCCGGAGCTGGGGGCCGTACGGATCGACTCGGGCGACCTGCTGCTCGTCGCGCACCGGGTCCGCCAGCAGCTGGACGAGCTGGGCGCCACGGAGACGAAGATCGTGGTGACGTCCGACCTGGACGAGTACGCGATCGCCTCGCTGGCCGCCGCGCCCGTCGACGCCTACGGCGTGGGCACGCAGCTGGTCACCGGGAGCGGCCACCCGACGTGCTCCATGGTCTACAAGCTGGTGGCGCGTGCGCGGTCCGCCGATCCGGCCGATCCGCTGCTGCCGGTGGTGAAGAAGTCGCTGGGCGCGAAGTCGTCGAGGGGCGGCCGCAAGTGGGCGGCACGCAGGCTGGACGAGTACGGGGTGGCCGAGGCCGAGGTGATCGGCACCGGTGACGTCCCGGCGGAGCTGGCCGGCCGGCAGCTCCTGGTGGAGCTGGTCAAGGACGGCGAGGTGGTCGCCCGGGAGCCGCTGGAGGCCGCGCGGGACCGGCACGTCGCGGCGCGCGACGGACTGCCGATGTCGGCGATGCAGCTGTCCCGGGGGGAGCCGGTGCTGCCCACGGAGTACGTGTGAGACGGGGCCGGGCCCGGGCCTCCCGTGCCGATCACGCGGGGCCCGGCGCGAGAGCGGCGTGTGTGCCCCCTCCCGCGGGGTGCGCCGAGTCTCTAGGCTCGGTGGCATCCCCACCGTTCATATCCGCATAACCGCCGACCCCCACCGAAGGACAACCGTCATGCATCGCGCCTTGATCGTCGTTGACGTTCAGAACGACTTCTGCGAGGGCGGCAGCCTCGCGGTGGCGGGCGGCGCCGATGTCGCCGCCGCCATCACCGACCTGATCGGCGAGGCCCAGCCCGGCTACAGCCACGTCGTGGCCACCCGGGACCACCACATCGACCCCGGTGACCACTTCTCCTCGGCGCCCGACTTCGAGAACTCGTGG includes:
- a CDS encoding MoaD/ThiS family protein, whose product is MAIEVRIPTILRTYTDGAKAVEGSGETLADLFADLESRHNGIRERIVDGDQLRRFVNVYLNDEDVRFLDGISTKLADGDNVTILPAVAGGMR
- a CDS encoding type II toxin-antitoxin system PemK/MazF family toxin produces the protein MNTWWWVALALVVLLALVAAVSDGRGRGGRGPRRPGGRTRPPGRTPERQRARPHGGPRPGEIWWADVPFEDGPGSKDRPCLVLSVRGGTAVVAKITSRHHAERPGVIALPPGSVGDARGRQSFLETDELRDVAVSGFRRKAGELDPGVWGRVRGLG
- a CDS encoding DUF2017 domain-containing protein, with the protein product MAGHFEATPGGGASVALDEVEVAILRSLAVQLLELIGPGDEPAEGEDPLAALFVEGPSEPPSDPALARLFPEAYGDEDKELREASSEFRRFTENDLRTRKRDDALAVVRSLDALAPVPDNGAVLALTAGECHHWLGSLNDLRLTIGTRLEVSDEDEGQDGSLYRLPDSDPRKPMVMAYLWLGALQETLVETLMPD
- a CDS encoding amino acid permease; translated protein: MTSAQVDNGQADGPKAVDAPAGEGYQRGLGARQIQMIAIGGAIGTGLFLGAGKAIDRAGPSLILAYAIAGLVIFFIMRALGELLMYRPVSGSFSEYAREFLGPFFGFVTGWTYWLFWVVTGITEVTAAATYMTYWWDIPQWLSALVFTFILYGANLISVKLFGELEFWFSMVKVTAIIGMILICAGVLTVGFSDAGDTATVANLWNDGGFFPEGISGTLMTLQIVMFAFLAVELVGVTAGESKDPKTVLPKAINTVPWRIAVFYVGALIMILSVVPWSTFEPGVSPFVAAFEEMGLGIGAAIVNFVVLTAALSSCNSGMYSTGRMLRDLALNGQGPKAFTKLTKNGLPLVGTTFSAALMLVGVWINYQWPGDAFNYVVSFATISGMWAWIMILICQIRYRAKADRGELPQSTFKAPGAPFSSWFALAFIGLVIVMMAIDKDARISLYCAPVWGLILGVSYLVLKARNPENTAFAKR
- a CDS encoding PLP-dependent cysteine synthase family protein; the encoded protein is MRYDSPLAAVGNTPLVRLPRLSPSDDVRIWAKLEDRNPTGSIKDRPALHMVEQAEKDGRLTPGCTILEPTSGNTGISLAMAATLKGYRIVCVMPENTSQERRDLLTMWGAEIISSPAAGGSNTAVRVAKELSAEHPDWVMLYQYGNPDNAGAHYATTGPEILTDLPSITHFVAGLGTTGTLMGVGRYLREHKPDVTVVAAEPRYDDLVYGLRNLDEGFVPELYDASVLTTRFSVGSADAVTRTRELLQQEGIFAGVSTGAALHAAIGVGRKAVKAGESADIVFVVADGGWKYLSTGVYTAPTTEAAIETLQGQLWA
- a CDS encoding glucose PTS transporter subunit EIIB; this encodes MGRPTHAQTREKDMASKAEKIVAGLGGIENIDEIEGCITRLRTEVHDPSKVDEAALKAAGAHGVVKMGTAIQVVIGTDADPIAADIEDMM
- a CDS encoding nicotinate phosphoribosyltransferase, which codes for MNSADLGRRVGVPSTALFTDQYELTMVQAALKAGTADRRSVFEAFTRRLPEGRRYGVVAGTGRVLDAVENFHFDDEMLAFLRDQHIVDSPTVDWLADYRFSGDIWGYPEGEVYFPGSPLLRVEGSFAECVLLETVILSILNHDSAIAAAASRMSAAAGGRRLIEMGARRTHELSAVASARAAYIGGFHTTSDLAAGFRYNIPTVGTSAHAFTLLHDSERDAFRAQVDSLGRGTSLLVDTYDVAEAVRTAVEIAGPELGAVRIDSGDLLLVAHRVRQQLDELGATETKIVVTSDLDEYAIASLAAAPVDAYGVGTQLVTGSGHPTCSMVYKLVARARSADPADPLLPVVKKSLGAKSSRGGRKWAARRLDEYGVAEAEVIGTGDVPAELAGRQLLVELVKDGEVVAREPLEAARDRHVAARDGLPMSAMQLSRGEPVLPTEYV
- a CDS encoding PTS transporter subunit EIIC — translated: MSTDTAPATPAKKRGAGVMAVMQRIGRSLMLPVAVLPAAALLVRLGNADMLGRESFPTVITKLAGYMAAGGGAILDNMALLFAVGIAIGFAKKSDGSTALAAVTGYLVFQKVLATFTDSNLPQVASVADGKIVMSDAPVNAGVLGGVVMGIVVALLYQKFYRTKLPDWAGFFSGRRLVPILSAFAGLVIGIVFGIIWPVLGTGLHNFGEWLVGSGAVGAGIFGVANRALIPVGMHHLLNSFPWFQAGEYNGAHGDIARFLAGDPDAGQFMTGFFPIMMFALPAACLAIVHCARPERRKVVGGMMFSLALTSFVTGVTEPIEFTFMFIAPVLYAIHAVLTGVSMALTWALGMKDGFGFSAGLVDFLLNLGIASKPWLLVLVGLCFAVVYYVVFRFAITKFNLPTPGRESDEELAELQKAEAK
- the clpS gene encoding ATP-dependent Clp protease adapter ClpS — encoded protein: MSVASPVEIERPESAEETFAVPEPDVPWVTLVHNDPVNLMSYVTYVFQAYFGYSKDKAHKLMLDVHQKGRAVVSSGSREEMERDVQAMHGYGLWATLTQDRN
- a CDS encoding PTS transporter subunit EIIC; translation: MSSNAATQPQRKWWNGPVQGLQKVGRSLQLPVAVLPAAGLLVSLGNLFDSSLHGAFWDKFAKVLLNGGTAILDGEVGLPLLFCIGVAIGFAKKADGSTALAAVVGFLVYRGVLAAFPVDDTVTEATPDGVPQNPGVLGGILIGLLTAVVWQRYHRTKLVDWLGFFNGRRLVPILMAFLCVILGVLFGLLWQPVGDALTWFAKQLIDLGAWGAAIFGFANRLLIPIGMHQFLNTFFWFQAGEFTGDDGGTVQGDISRFFAGDPSAGQFTSGFFPIMMFGLPAAALAIAHTARPERRKEVSGLMLSVALTSFVTGVTEPLEFSFLFVAPLLYGVHAILTGVSMGVTWALGVHAGFSFSAGLIDYVVNWHLDTKPWLIIPIGLCFAVIYYVIFRFAITKFNLQTPGREPVEEEKKIEDDLTK
- a CDS encoding putative leader peptide; the protein is MVSHDVSEKAPGTMLVARLHVDLCRLSSAMCPAAACP
- a CDS encoding MBL fold metallo-hydrolase: MKLTVVGCSGSFPSAGSACSSYLVEADGFRLLLDMGNGALGELQRHVGLYDLDAIFLSHLHADHCIDMCAYFVVRYYRFDGGRPAAIPVYGPEGTEQRLTTAHADTPSDHAMSEVFDFHTLKSGSFEIGPFSVRTEKLRHPVDTFGIRVEHDGRALTYSGDTGTCEALAELAEGADLFLCEASFIHGKEDIPDLHLNGREAGEYAARAGAGRLVLTHIPPWTDAERNLSDAREVYDGPVELAVPGAVYEI
- a CDS encoding Mov34/MPN/PAD-1 family protein, whose protein sequence is MLTLTQALYDQIVAHSRADHPDEACGVVAGPAGTGRPERFVPMLNAARSPTFYEFDSADLLKLYREMDDRDEEPVIIYHSHTATEAYPSRTDLTYANEPGAHYVLVSTADADDAGPFQFRSYRIVDGEITEEEVEVVEAYPTAA